The Zea mays cultivar B73 chromosome 7, Zm-B73-REFERENCE-NAM-5.0, whole genome shotgun sequence DNA segment AGCATAAAAAAATTGCATAATAGATAATTTGATGATTGTAGTACAAATTAATGTATATTTTTGAAATAATGGTTCGTTTTCATGTTTTCAGGTCTATTGTGTGTTCATCTTTTAAGAGCCTTCATGCATCTTCAAGTTGAAAAGATACCTTCAAAGTATATATTGCAAAGGTACACTATCTCATCAAGAAAAGATGTTCCGTTTGAAAGAATTGATAAGAGCTTCAGGGGGAAGGATGGAGTTACTAAATCATACAGACAGAAAATGTTGTTAACAAAAACAATGAAAGTAGTTCGCCAGGCGTGTATGTCAAAAGCAGGGTACGATAAGGCAATGGATGTGTTGGATGAGCTCGATGTCGTTCTAAGCCGATTGGAGCCAGATATTGGATGTAATGAGTCAACAGATGTTAGTgataatgaggaagacaaagtaATAATATTGCAGATGTTTTAGTGTTATACTATTTGTAACATAAATTATGCATAGTAACATGTTATTTTGTACCAGGAAGAAGAGTTGAATAAAAATAATGCTGGCGATGGGATGGAAGATGACAATACAATTACATGTCATAATAAGGTATGTAAAAGATATATATATAAGCTTGCATGAAGTATTGTATATAATGAATATATAATATCAATGTAATAAGCAAATAATATTTTGTAGGATTCGCATAACACCAGGACTGGATGTGAACATGCGTTAACAATAATAACAACTGGTAACCAGGTACATAttaaaataatattgtttatttgtctaaaatgaaaatatatatttatGCTGCATGTAAATGTTGATGTATTTGAGTTGGGCTTTAAAGGAGGACAACATGAGAATTTCACATGAGGTTGGTGATACAAGTTCTCCGTGTCACGTAGCACATGAACAAATTGAACATATTGCTGCATCCTCAGAAGCTAAAAAGGTGAGCATTGATAAATGATTTTACTGATTGGTATAAATATATGTAAATATGTGTATACTAAATAGTAACGTCTATTATTATGCAGAGGTTGAATTTTAATgtggatgttataaatctgagTATGCCGGATCGTGCAAGACCAAAGGGCCGGACAATCAAAAATTCAGAAGATAGGGTTATGAGACTAGGTGCGAAAGGAGAGAAAAAGAAGAATAGGAGATGCCATTTGTGTGGAATAGCAGATGGGCATAACAGCAGAACATGTCTGTCTGTGGAAGAGAACAGGGCAAGGCTAGCAAAACTGTCTAATCGAAAGAGAGGACGGCCAGCCGGATCAAGACTAAACAATAAATCAACTGCTCCACAGTGGAATGAAACATCGACTGCAAAAAAACATCGTATTGATGAAGAAGTGGAAAATGAAGAAGCCGATGAACATATGGATTTGGGCGAATAATTTGAAGTGTGACTAAAGAGTGGTCGATTTAGTAGAAACTTGTAATAGCACAATGACTTATGCTTTAGTTTGTTGGAAATTAAATAGTTTGCATGACAGGGTTATATAATTCGTTGATATAAAACTATAAAATGTTGCGTAAATATAGACAATTACACAAATTATGTAACTAAATATGTACAACAAATTGGCATTGAACGTTTAGCAATCGGAAGGTCTGGTCATTAATGTTATATAAAACTGTATACACTTAACAATACTAATCAAATGGGAGTGCATACGTCGGTTTCACACTTCAAATACAACAAACAGGATATAGCATAAACACTTGTTACAATTAGCATAATTAGCGTGAAAATGTATAAAAGATGAACCTAATGTATATAAAATAAGGAAGTATATATTATGCATAATACTTGAATATTGAAACAATATGATAATACAAATAAGCCAAACATTGGAAGCAAAAAAGATTAACCTACTCACAAACTGCAGATGAAAACAACATAGAATTTGTTAACATATAACATAAATAGACATTCTGGTAACAATTATGTTTGACACACTTCAGATAAAAAATGATGCGAAGTAGCATAGACATTAGCCACATTGAACATAAGTGGCACACAGAGTTTCAAACACATTATCAGAGGCCTGACATAAGTGACTTAACAAGTAACATAAACAGTTTTGTGCATCCCACAGGGAATCATGTTCAACTATGCTATCTAAGTCTTGGCTTTCAAACAGCGGCGTCTCCTTGGAGAATACTTGAAAGGCAGCAGTTCTGCAGGAAGGGGGGGCAACCATGTTGTTGCGATGAAAGGTAAGGTAATGCAGAACAAAGGCACGTTGGTCCAATGGTTCATCCTGAAATAGCCATAATATCAAATTAATGGTAGAATATAATCTGAAGGAGTAATATATGCAAGATTAGAAGACTAATTTAGTGACATACCGGAGTATAAAATTCTGATAAGTCGCCATCATCAAAATCGTTGTAGCGGAGGAAGTTTGCGACAAAAAAACCACAATCATTTGACCCTGGTGTCATGGTTGGACAATTGGGAAGGAGCCCAATCTTGTAGTTGCCAAACTTTGGTACAGTTGACTCAGGTCGAGCTTCATGTAAGGCAATGCTAAGTCTTCTCATTATTAATCTGGACCAAGGTATCTTCGTTCCATTTATCACCATTTGATCATTATGGATTTGTTTCCATGTAGTGCCTCCAAGCAATGTACCATAAGGATTTGAATC contains these protein-coding regions:
- the LOC103633985 gene encoding uncharacterized protein gives rise to the protein MDVLDELDVVLSRLEPDIGCNESTDVSDNEEDKEEELNKNNAGDGMEDDNTITCHNKDSHNTRTGCEHALTIITTGNQEDNMRISHEVGDTSSPCHVAHEQIEHIAASSEAKKRLNFNVDVINLSMPDRARPKGRTIKNSEDRVMRLGAKGEKKKNRRCHLCGIADGHNSRTCLSVEENRARLAKLSNRKRGRPAGSRLNNKSTAPQWNETSTAKKHRIDEEVENEEADEHMDLGE
- the LOC103633986 gene encoding uncharacterized protein; protein product: MSIINFGGFGGSVLDVVQSFGPNKCLENTFMQGFIDCIRQDDVLYNPDSVINTLILNVNVGTVLNIEEFEQHSSNPQPFTTSLLKEHLEPTLPSDDVLNQIKLILVPMLRRSHWTLYAINFERRRIDILDSNPYGTLLGGTTWKQIHNDQMVINGTKIPWSRLIMRRLSIALHEARPESTVPKFGNYKIGLLPNCPTMTPGSNDCGFFVANFLRYNDFDDGDLSEFYTPDEPLDQRAFVLHYLTFHRNNMVAPPSCRTAAFQVFSKETPLFESQDLDSIVEHDSLWDAQNCLFCE